A genomic stretch from Borrelia hispanica CRI includes:
- the ybeY gene encoding rRNA maturation RNase YbeY: protein MIKEELNLWAEGVEFKHWDAYYNFILSVLNILCIKEYELSVILCNNEYIQKLNGEFRQKPEPTDVLSFNYFEGSEQINHKIQGDIVISLEYLEFSSLEFNVEMYDELQRNTIHGILHLIGYTHDTNNFQNETMLIIQEQVLRETRRVF, encoded by the coding sequence TTGATAAAAGAGGAGTTAAATTTATGGGCAGAAGGTGTTGAGTTTAAACATTGGGATGCTTATTATAATTTTATTTTATCTGTTCTCAATATTCTTTGTATTAAAGAATATGAGCTATCTGTTATCCTATGCAATAATGAGTACATTCAAAAGTTAAATGGTGAATTTAGGCAAAAACCAGAGCCTACTGATGTTTTGTCTTTTAATTATTTTGAAGGTAGTGAACAAATAAATCATAAAATACAAGGAGATATTGTCATATCTCTTGAGTATTTGGAGTTTAGTTCTTTAGAATTTAATGTTGAAATGTATGATGAGCTTCAAAGAAATACTATACATGGGATTTTGCATTTAATAGGATATACTCATGATACAAATAATTTTCAAAATGAGACAATGTTGATTATTCAGGAACAGGTTTTAAGAGAAACCAGAAGGGTATTTTGA
- a CDS encoding divergent PAP2 family protein, protein MIKDLFTNDLFLSCLISGIIAQMIKYIIQAIKTKKLKLSPKYFLKSIFLETGGMPSSHSSTVTALATSILIKEGINTHFIIALAFALITIRDSFGVRYMAGVQAEYLNDLSEQLKMKIKIEPLKIKVVKGHKKKEVFTGILIGIISAWAICNKYYIE, encoded by the coding sequence ATGATAAAAGATTTGTTTACAAATGACCTTTTCTTATCTTGTTTAATTTCAGGTATTATTGCTCAAATGATTAAATATATCATCCAAGCAATAAAAACAAAAAAACTCAAATTAAGTCCAAAATATTTTTTAAAAAGCATTTTTTTAGAAACAGGGGGTATGCCCAGCAGTCACTCTTCAACAGTAACAGCCCTTGCAACATCAATATTAATAAAAGAAGGAATTAATACTCACTTTATTATTGCTCTAGCTTTTGCTTTAATCACAATAAGAGATTCATTTGGAGTTAGATATATGGCAGGTGTTCAAGCAGAATATTTAAATGATTTATCAGAACAATTAAAAATGAAAATCAAAATTGAACCTTTAAAAATTAAAGTTGTTAAAGGACACAAAAAAAAAGAAGTATTTACAGGCATACTGATTGGTATAATTTCTGCATGGGCAATATGTAACAAATACTATATCGAATAA
- a CDS encoding aminopeptidase codes for MKKDLIKYAELIIVKGINLQKNQCVLITGSIESYEFLRILAQKAYEHGAKYVELSIEDTEILKSRLQSTQENLLEFIPDFKHKLFEEMINEKWAKIRIDNTENLDALKEYDNKKISKYFQALKLASKNISSAMMNNELSWCTICAPGPKWASKVLNKPESQKTLKEFFEIQKKIMLLDTEDPIKAWEIHGNKLHQRCKTLNNLQLEKIIFKNKKTNLEIYLLEHSIWTGGSEKISGTEIEFNANMPTQEVFTTPNYKKTNGIMYATRPVTILGNLITGIWMEFQEGKIINFGCDNDTLNNILKRHIETDAQAQYIGEVALVDNSSPIYKSGLTFYNTLYDENASCHIALGSAYPSCLSNGSELKTDIAKLDYGCNVSLIHTDFIIGSNDINVIGIAKSGKEHIIIQNGQFLI; via the coding sequence ATGAAAAAAGACTTAATAAAATATGCAGAACTTATTATTGTAAAAGGAATTAACTTACAAAAAAATCAATGTGTACTCATTACAGGCTCAATTGAAAGTTATGAATTTTTAAGAATCTTAGCACAAAAAGCTTATGAACATGGAGCAAAATATGTAGAATTAAGCATTGAGGATACAGAAATCTTAAAATCTAGATTACAATCAACACAAGAAAATCTTTTAGAGTTTATTCCTGATTTTAAACATAAACTTTTTGAAGAAATGATAAATGAAAAATGGGCAAAAATAAGAATTGATAATACAGAAAATTTGGATGCACTAAAAGAATATGACAATAAAAAAATATCTAAATACTTTCAGGCATTAAAATTAGCATCAAAAAATATTTCAAGTGCAATGATGAATAATGAATTGTCCTGGTGCACAATCTGTGCGCCAGGACCAAAATGGGCTTCAAAAGTCTTAAATAAACCTGAGAGTCAAAAAACATTAAAAGAATTTTTTGAAATTCAAAAAAAAATTATGTTACTTGACACAGAAGATCCAATAAAAGCTTGGGAAATTCATGGAAATAAATTACATCAAAGATGCAAAACCCTAAATAATCTTCAATTAGAAAAAATAATATTTAAAAACAAAAAAACAAATCTAGAAATATATTTACTAGAACATTCCATTTGGACAGGAGGAAGTGAAAAAATAAGTGGAACAGAAATTGAATTTAATGCAAATATGCCTACACAAGAAGTTTTCACAACACCAAACTACAAAAAAACAAATGGTATTATGTACGCAACTCGACCAGTAACAATACTTGGAAATCTAATAACTGGCATATGGATGGAATTTCAAGAAGGTAAAATAATCAATTTTGGATGTGATAATGATACATTAAATAACATACTAAAGAGGCATATAGAAACCGATGCACAAGCACAATATATAGGAGAAGTTGCATTAGTAGATAACAGCTCTCCAATATATAAAAGTGGACTTACATTTTACAACACATTATATGATGAGAACGCAAGCTGTCACATTGCACTAGGAAGTGCTTATCCTTCCTGTTTAAGTAATGGAAGTGAGCTTAAAACAGATATTGCAAAACTAGATTACGGATGTAATGTTTCTTTAATTCACACAGATTTCATAATTGGAAGCAATGACATAAATGTCATCGGTATTGCCAAATCGGGCAAAGAACATATAATAATACAAAATGGACAATTTCTCATATAA
- a CDS encoding Cof-type HAD-IIB family hydrolase, with protein MKNIKAVVSDLDGTLLLSNSQIGAFSELVIKKLTKENKKFIIATGRSKNEIIPLLIQNLNSHVSFFITLNGARVYNNQWQLISSYDLAPDIVKEILNIRENKYKNIPHFLQRSDDIDENLYADNITKNAINDIFKKHRLLNKHQYIKHELQDINIRYNEVNNFKEIKNFNKIAKILLLHDEEAQLIKYEATILEKYREEVNAYLSTPHSLEIVNSKVSKGNALKDVLTRININLNETIAFGDGFNDVDMLENVKKGLLMGNANYRLKKMLSYLEIINTNDNEAVAHYINDNILEDPA; from the coding sequence ATGAAAAACATTAAGGCTGTTGTTTCTGATCTCGATGGTACGCTCTTACTCTCAAATAGCCAAATAGGAGCTTTTAGCGAACTCGTAATAAAAAAGCTAACAAAAGAAAACAAAAAATTTATTATTGCAACAGGAAGAAGTAAAAATGAAATAATACCTCTTCTTATACAGAATCTAAATTCACATGTGTCATTTTTTATAACACTAAATGGAGCAAGGGTATATAATAACCAATGGCAATTAATAAGCAGTTATGACTTAGCTCCCGATATTGTAAAAGAAATTCTAAATATCAGAGAAAATAAATATAAAAACATACCTCACTTTTTACAAAGATCTGATGATATAGATGAAAACCTTTATGCTGACAACATAACTAAAAATGCTATTAATGATATATTTAAAAAACATAGATTATTAAATAAACACCAATATATCAAACACGAATTACAAGACATAAACATAAGATATAACGAAGTCAATAATTTTAAAGAAATTAAAAATTTTAACAAAATAGCAAAAATCTTATTACTACATGATGAAGAAGCACAGCTCATAAAATATGAAGCAACAATTCTAGAAAAATATAGAGAAGAAGTAAATGCTTATTTATCAACACCACACTCACTCGAAATTGTTAATAGCAAAGTTTCAAAAGGAAATGCACTAAAAGATGTTCTTACAAGAATCAATATCAATTTAAATGAAACAATTGCATTTGGAGATGGCTTTAACGACGTTGACATGTTAGAAAACGTAAAAAAAGGATTACTAATGGGAAATGCAAATTACAGACTAAAGAAAATGTTATCTTACTTAGAAATAATAAACACAAATGATAATGAAGCCGTTGCTCATTACATTAATGACAATATTTTAGAAGACCCTGCATAA
- the fmt gene encoding methionyl-tRNA formyltransferase, which produces MKIFFASSDNIALEVLKKISDQYDVVGVLTAPDKPSGRGLSLKVNDIKREALSRNITVLQPVVLDADVINVVKSLEPELMLVFSYGKIFKQEFLDIFPMGCINIHPSLLPKYRGPSPIQSAILNGDSISGITVQKMLLEMDSGNILAQSQFEIKGFNTSVDIFKYVSLNSFDLVIEALNKLLKGDVGVVQDKNNATYCSFFGKEHRMIDFKLSAFDIKNKINACNPWPLARARLDNNEIIFHRADFISTNDYDDQVIGKIVDFDPSKGLLVKTGDGILVLLELQRIGKKVLDCASFYHGSKDLIGKVFS; this is translated from the coding sequence TTGAAAATTTTTTTTGCAAGTTCTGATAATATTGCTTTAGAGGTTTTAAAAAAAATATCAGATCAATATGATGTAGTTGGAGTATTAACTGCACCTGATAAGCCTAGTGGTCGTGGTCTTTCTTTGAAAGTAAATGACATTAAACGTGAAGCTCTTAGTAGAAACATTACTGTTTTGCAACCAGTTGTACTTGATGCTGATGTAATAAACGTGGTAAAAAGCTTAGAGCCTGAACTTATGTTAGTTTTTTCTTATGGAAAAATTTTTAAGCAAGAATTTTTGGATATTTTTCCAATGGGTTGTATTAATATTCATCCTTCTCTTTTGCCAAAATATAGAGGCCCTTCTCCTATTCAATCTGCTATTTTAAATGGTGATTCTATTAGTGGAATTACTGTTCAAAAAATGCTCTTAGAGATGGATAGTGGTAATATTTTGGCGCAAAGTCAGTTTGAAATCAAGGGTTTTAATACAAGTGTTGATATTTTTAAATATGTTTCTTTAAATAGTTTTGATCTCGTAATAGAAGCTTTAAATAAATTGCTTAAAGGAGATGTTGGAGTTGTTCAAGATAAAAATAATGCTACATATTGTTCTTTTTTTGGCAAAGAGCATAGAATGATTGATTTTAAGTTGAGTGCTTTTGATATTAAGAATAAAATTAATGCGTGTAATCCTTGGCCCCTTGCAAGAGCTAGGCTTGATAATAATGAGATTATTTTTCATAGAGCTGATTTTATAAGTACTAATGATTATGATGATCAAGTTATTGGAAAAATTGTTGATTTTGATCCTAGTAAAGGTCTTTTGGTAAAGACAGGAGATGGAATTTTGGTATTATTAGAGCTTCAAAGAATTGGAAAAAAAGTTTTAGATTGTGCATCATTTTATCATGGAAGTAAAGATTTAATAGGTAAGGTTTTTTCTTAA
- a CDS encoding PASTA domain-containing protein, which yields MDNKPPHNQLFLDSQNLNDSNLHEFRENYDDKMHDLPEHVSRGLVLTIVGSLMISCAIFFIFLKGSDIVVVPNLSGLYIEEAITELQNKELIPYVELKFSSTSLDKGKVIDQKPKAGTVLRLDSKVKIFISKGAVINKVDNFIGKNIDDVLINLKANAINNNRMLYHLLRPVEIESILPKGTIIRQEPSPGTKIASLVDLQFLVSKGQEEPSVKYIKNYVGLYYKDVIISLLNDEINFDINVSKGNDFGSVIYQSLSPGNKIETLDKLIITINEPRVNSTSVFGIMTYKLDVYPSSVDIMVKVRDSSGNSALFYSFRSKGGLIKLPYEALKGSTVELYIHDKLINQTLVN from the coding sequence ATGGATAATAAACCACCACATAATCAGTTATTTTTAGATAGTCAAAATCTAAATGATAGTAATTTGCATGAATTTAGAGAAAATTATGATGATAAAATGCATGATTTGCCAGAGCATGTGTCTAGGGGTTTAGTGCTTACTATTGTTGGGTCTTTGATGATTTCATGTGCGATATTTTTTATTTTTTTAAAGGGTAGTGATATTGTTGTTGTTCCAAATTTAAGTGGACTTTATATTGAAGAGGCAATTACTGAGCTTCAAAATAAAGAATTAATTCCTTATGTTGAACTTAAGTTCTCATCAACTTCGCTTGATAAAGGTAAGGTAATAGATCAAAAACCTAAGGCAGGTACTGTTTTGAGACTTGATAGTAAGGTTAAAATCTTTATTAGTAAAGGAGCTGTGATAAATAAAGTTGATAATTTTATTGGTAAGAATATTGATGATGTTCTTATTAATTTGAAAGCCAATGCAATTAATAATAATAGGATGCTTTATCATTTGTTAAGACCTGTTGAAATTGAGAGTATTCTTCCAAAAGGAACAATAATTCGCCAAGAACCATCACCAGGTACTAAGATTGCGAGTTTAGTTGATCTTCAATTTTTAGTAAGTAAAGGGCAAGAAGAGCCATCTGTTAAGTATATAAAAAACTATGTTGGACTCTATTACAAAGATGTAATAATTTCTCTTTTAAATGATGAGATTAATTTTGATATCAATGTTTCTAAGGGTAATGATTTTGGAAGTGTTATTTATCAGTCTTTATCTCCTGGAAATAAGATTGAAACCTTAGATAAATTGATAATTACTATTAATGAACCAAGAGTTAATAGTACAAGCGTGTTTGGAATTATGACTTATAAATTAGATGTATATCCATCTAGTGTAGATATCATGGTTAAAGTAAGAGATTCTAGTGGAAATAGTGCTTTATTTTATTCTTTTAGATCTAAAGGTGGACTTATTAAATTGCCTTATGAGGCATTAAAAGGCTCAACAGTTGAGCTTTATATTCATGATAAACTTATAAATCAAACATTAGTGAATTGA
- the trxA gene encoding thioredoxin, which produces MAISLTKQEFIDKVFDYKNNQEWNFKGTKPAIIDFYADWCGPCKMLAPIYDELSKEYEDKIDFYKVNTDKEQEVSMMLGVQSLPTIIFVPVGDKPRVSVGFIEKNSLKDAIKDLFKV; this is translated from the coding sequence ATGGCAATTAGTTTGACTAAGCAGGAATTTATTGATAAGGTTTTTGATTATAAAAACAATCAAGAATGGAATTTTAAGGGTACAAAGCCTGCAATAATTGATTTTTATGCTGATTGGTGTGGTCCATGTAAAATGCTTGCTCCGATTTATGACGAACTTTCTAAGGAATATGAAGATAAAATTGATTTTTATAAAGTTAATACTGATAAGGAGCAAGAAGTTTCTATGATGCTTGGTGTACAAAGTCTTCCTACCATTATTTTTGTTCCTGTTGGAGATAAGCCAAGAGTTTCTGTTGGATTTATTGAAAAAAATTCTTTGAAGGATGCAATTAAAGATTTGTTTAAAGTTTAA
- the def gene encoding peptide deformylase yields MEIVFYPDDLLRVQTKDVANIDDELRSIIFQMIGLMDKSKGVGLAAPQVGLDLSIFVVRENMMSKPLVFINPVITSKSIELSVYKEGCLSIPGVYYDLSRPKSIVIEAYDENGKFFKIEDLDILARIIQHEMDHLKGVLFIDYYEDKLRNKLLKSYLKERRLVKF; encoded by the coding sequence ATGGAAATAGTTTTTTATCCTGATGATTTGCTTCGAGTACAAACGAAGGATGTTGCAAATATTGATGATGAATTGCGAAGTATCATTTTTCAAATGATAGGTTTAATGGATAAAAGCAAGGGTGTTGGACTGGCTGCACCTCAAGTAGGTCTTGATTTGTCTATTTTTGTAGTTAGAGAAAATATGATGTCAAAACCTTTGGTTTTTATTAATCCTGTAATAACGTCAAAATCTATTGAACTTAGTGTTTATAAAGAAGGTTGTTTAAGTATTCCTGGAGTTTATTATGATTTATCAAGGCCAAAATCAATTGTAATTGAAGCTTATGATGAAAATGGCAAGTTTTTTAAGATTGAAGATTTAGATATTTTAGCCAGAATTATTCAGCATGAAATGGATCATTTAAAAGGTGTACTTTTTATTGATTATTATGAGGATAAACTTAGGAATAAATTATTGAAATCTTATCTTAAGGAAAGGAGGCTTGTTAAATTTTGA
- a CDS encoding 16S rRNA (uracil(1498)-N(3))-methyltransferase: MNLILINTNEFHNGIVLNDPRVKHITEILKLKNNDSFKFGIIGEEHIYSCIYHKDIRLFFKNNHKISKSNRLTRVKVVIGFIRPIAAKRIIQHLGSIGISEIIFFNALLSEKSYSHSKLFRTKEYEKYLIKGAMQGGITYIPKIKIFNNLIEVLENIKDDNFNTTKILLERNSKNKLIDINIKTENVIVIIGPERGFITKEINLITKYNFNTYNISPNILKTETATIVASTIITSKMND, from the coding sequence ATGAATTTGATATTAATAAACACAAATGAGTTTCATAATGGAATCGTACTTAATGATCCAAGAGTAAAACATATTACAGAAATATTAAAACTTAAAAATAATGATTCCTTTAAATTTGGCATTATTGGTGAAGAACACATCTATTCATGCATATATCATAAAGATATAAGACTTTTCTTTAAAAACAATCATAAAATATCAAAATCAAATCGACTGACAAGAGTAAAAGTTGTCATTGGGTTCATAAGACCAATTGCAGCAAAAAGAATAATTCAACACCTTGGTAGTATTGGAATATCTGAAATCATTTTTTTCAATGCTTTACTTAGTGAAAAATCCTACTCACACTCCAAACTCTTTAGAACAAAAGAATATGAAAAATATTTAATAAAAGGAGCTATGCAAGGCGGAATTACATATATACCAAAAATTAAAATTTTTAACAATTTGATAGAAGTCTTAGAGAATATAAAAGATGACAATTTTAATACCACAAAAATACTACTTGAAAGAAATAGCAAAAACAAACTAATTGACATAAATATAAAAACAGAAAATGTGATTGTCATAATTGGACCTGAGAGAGGATTTATAACAAAAGAAATAAATTTAATAACAAAGTACAATTTTAACACATATAACATTTCACCAAATATTTTAAAAACAGAAACAGCTACAATCGTAGCATCCACGATTATTACATCAAAAATGAATGACTAA
- a CDS encoding aminopeptidase P family protein: MEVNTRILSLRKLMMKNKIDAYLIASHDPHMSEYSHARFNIREFITGFTGSAGTVVITETESVLFTDGRYFLQAANELEGTEFKLIKLGVEGHPDIFSYINIKLKGLRIGVYAEDISIKFYDDLVKNCKFTDIEILHEDLISKIWQDRPYFTGNKIFELKEAQKNDKRINKINKVNAKLEANTIDFYVISSLDEIAWLLNLRGFDIESSALFYAFLFIARSERYKNVLFVNVDKLDFDLIERLEVEGIEVEDYSNFYSFLEEINHEGKFLIPVNSNVKILESIGRSNAVFGLSIVNELKAIKSDYEISKIRDAHIIDAVSLVKFLYKFKNLTKDELADLDEVDVANMLLSFRTLRDEFFSSSFDSIIGFKENSALPHYRPKKGFKKLNQDGLLLIDSGGSYLELGTTDVTRTVLIGTVSHKEREDYTLVLKSFIALASLKFPFGMLGASLDGIARFPLLKHGLNFAHGTGHGVGFFLNVHEFPVSISPLSTYSFKGSEIISIEPGIYRSSEYGIRIENLVFVKQSYSNEFGIFLEFENLTLVPFEKELIVVEMLSKDELNYVNSYHEFVYFSLKEYLSGDELKFLEMLTSKI, translated from the coding sequence ATGGAGGTTAATACAAGAATATTATCTTTAAGAAAATTGATGATGAAAAATAAGATAGATGCATATTTAATAGCAAGTCATGATCCGCATATGAGTGAATATTCTCATGCTAGATTTAATATTCGTGAATTTATTACAGGTTTTACAGGAAGTGCTGGGACAGTAGTTATTACAGAAACGGAATCAGTGCTTTTTACTGATGGTAGATATTTTTTACAAGCTGCAAATGAACTTGAAGGAACTGAGTTTAAATTAATAAAACTTGGGGTGGAGGGCCATCCAGATATTTTTAGCTATATTAATATAAAGCTTAAAGGATTACGGATTGGAGTTTATGCTGAGGATATTAGTATAAAATTTTATGATGATTTAGTTAAAAATTGTAAATTTACAGATATTGAGATTTTACATGAAGATTTAATTTCTAAAATTTGGCAGGATAGGCCTTATTTTACAGGTAATAAAATATTTGAACTTAAGGAAGCTCAAAAAAATGATAAAAGAATAAATAAAATCAATAAAGTTAATGCAAAATTAGAAGCAAATACAATTGATTTTTATGTTATAAGTTCTTTGGATGAAATAGCATGGCTTTTAAATTTAAGAGGATTTGATATTGAATCATCAGCTTTGTTTTATGCTTTTTTGTTTATAGCTAGAAGTGAGAGATATAAGAATGTTCTTTTTGTTAATGTTGATAAACTTGATTTTGATTTAATAGAGAGACTTGAGGTTGAAGGAATTGAGGTCGAAGATTATAGTAATTTTTATTCATTTTTAGAAGAGATTAATCATGAGGGCAAATTTTTGATACCAGTTAATAGTAATGTTAAAATATTGGAATCTATTGGTAGATCAAATGCAGTATTTGGACTTAGTATTGTTAATGAACTTAAGGCAATAAAGTCTGATTATGAGATTAGTAAGATAAGAGACGCTCATATTATTGATGCTGTAAGTTTGGTTAAATTTTTATATAAATTTAAGAATTTAACTAAAGATGAGCTTGCTGATTTAGATGAGGTTGATGTTGCAAATATGCTTTTAAGCTTTAGGACATTAAGAGATGAATTTTTTAGTTCTAGTTTTGATTCGATCATTGGTTTTAAAGAAAATTCAGCATTGCCTCATTATAGACCAAAAAAAGGATTTAAAAAACTTAATCAGGATGGATTGCTTTTAATAGATTCTGGAGGTTCTTATCTTGAGCTTGGTACTACAGATGTTACGAGGACAGTTTTAATTGGGACAGTATCTCATAAAGAGAGAGAAGACTATACTTTAGTTCTTAAATCTTTTATTGCTCTTGCTTCTTTAAAATTTCCTTTTGGAATGTTGGGTGCGTCTCTTGATGGTATTGCCAGATTTCCTTTGCTTAAGCATGGCTTAAATTTTGCTCATGGAACGGGGCATGGAGTGGGATTTTTTCTTAATGTTCATGAATTTCCTGTTTCTATTAGCCCTTTATCCACTTATTCTTTTAAGGGTTCTGAAATTATTTCAATTGAACCTGGGATATATAGAAGTTCTGAATATGGTATTAGAATTGAAAATTTAGTTTTTGTAAAGCAAAGTTATTCAAATGAATTTGGAATTTTTTTGGAATTTGAAAATTTAACCCTTGTACCTTTTGAAAAAGAATTGATAGTTGTTGAAATGTTGTCAAAAGATGAATTAAACTATGTTAATAGTTATCATGAATTTGTATATTTTAGTTTAAAAGAATATCTTAGTGGTGATGAACTTAAGTTTTTAGAGATGTTAACTAGTAAGATATGA
- a CDS encoding hemolysin family protein codes for MFKFFNFKNKKMKYVEGKDSEEKSKFETSLLNNFNSLKETIVKEIMVPRISVIFIDYSISKDDILKVVTSSNHSRFPVYKETIDDIIGIIHTKDILLHMWKKDFYEIDLKDIMRKVMFVPESKKIDSLLKEFQENHVHIAIVVDEYGGISGLVTLEDILEEIVGDIQDEFDNEVDEIVPLDDGSYLCTARVLIEDLNEKLGLCLPDGDFDTLGGFVYDLFGRIPLKNEKIEYNNLIFTIKNMHQRNIKVIKISQKEGL; via the coding sequence ATGTTCAAGTTTTTTAATTTTAAGAATAAAAAAATGAAATATGTTGAGGGTAAAGATAGCGAAGAAAAATCGAAATTTGAAACATCTTTGCTTAATAATTTTAATTCTCTTAAAGAAACGATTGTGAAAGAGATTATGGTTCCAAGAATAAGTGTAATATTTATTGATTATTCTATAAGTAAAGATGATATTTTGAAAGTTGTAACTTCTAGCAATCATTCAAGATTTCCTGTTTATAAAGAAACAATAGACGATATTATAGGAATAATTCATACAAAAGATATATTGTTACATATGTGGAAGAAAGATTTTTATGAGATAGATCTAAAAGATATTATGCGAAAAGTTATGTTTGTTCCTGAGAGTAAGAAAATAGATTCTCTTTTAAAAGAATTTCAAGAAAATCATGTGCATATTGCTATTGTAGTTGATGAATATGGAGGAATTTCGGGGCTTGTTACACTTGAAGATATTCTTGAAGAGATTGTGGGAGATATTCAAGATGAATTTGATAATGAAGTTGATGAAATAGTTCCTCTTGATGATGGAAGTTATCTTTGTACAGCTAGAGTGTTAATTGAAGATTTAAATGAAAAACTTGGATTGTGTCTTCCAGATGGAGATTTTGATACTCTTGGAGGTTTTGTTTATGATCTATTTGGAAGAATTCCTTTGAAGAATGAGAAGATAGAATATAATAATTTAATTTTTACTATTAAAAATATGCATCAGCGAAATATTAAGGTAATAAAGATTTCCCAAAAGGAAGGTTTATGA